The window GATAAGGCAGATAATTAATGGCAATATTCATTTTCTTGTTGTGAATGCTTCCCATTTCAAATATATAATACAATTTAAAGGTTTCATTCTCACTATTCTTAAGATAAGATAATGGAATCGTATTGTTTATTGTCAATTGCTTTATATCGGTTTTAAAATCGAGAAAAACAGGTTTTATATCAGTTGTTGAAGCATTAAGAATGGAGCTTACAAAAGCAGATTCATCCTCACTGTTAACAGTTACGGGTGTTATTTGTGGCTTAGTTACTTTTTCCGAATTGTTATCTGTGCCCGTTCTTTTGTAAACAACTACATAATTCTCTTTATAATTCGCTTTTACAAATTCAACAACATCATTTTTTGTTATTTTTGAGAGTCGGTTTATTTCATTGATGCGATCTTTCCATGAAGTGTTGCTGATAAAAGCAGAAACAAATTCATTGGCCCTGGAATTATTGTTCTCAAGTACTTTTATTTTCTCCAATTTTAAATCGTTTATAATAGCTGACAAAAGCCAGTCTGAGAATTCTCCCTTTTTTAAAAGTTCAATTTGTTCAAGCAATAAACCCTTAACCTCTTCAAGGGATTGTCCTTGTTTTGATTCACCAGATAAAATATGTCCTGAATAATCATTTAATGGCAAATCAAAGGAACTTGCATAAAGTACCTTTTGACTCTGGTTTAAATTAAGATCAATTAAACCTGCACGCTCGTTGAATAAAATTTTGTTTATCATTTTTATCATATCCGCATCCTTTGATCCTGTGCCACTGAATCTAAAAGCCAACATAACATTTTCAGCGTCTGGTCCTATAACCTCTTTTATTACAGGTTTAGTTAGTGGAACTTCAAGTGCAGGTGTAAATCCAGGAACCTTGCCTTGCTGGAGTTTGCCAAATTTCTGATCAATTAAAGCAATTACATGGTCTGGATCAAAATCACCTGACATACAAATTGCCATGTTATTGGGAACATAATAATTGTTGAAATACTTGTTTATTTCCTTCATTGAAGGATTTTTCAAATGTTCAATTGTACCAATTGTAGTTTGAGTACCGTATTGATGTTTAACAAAAAGTCCTGCTAATAAAGCTTCCCAGGCCTTGCTGCCATCATTGTCAAGCGATCTGTTTTTTTCTTCATAAACAGCTTCAAGTTCAGTATGAAAAAGGCGCAAAACAGGCTTTCTGAACCTTTCTGCTTCGATTGTTAACCAGTTTTCAATTTGATTTGAAGGTATGTCATTTACATAAACTGTTTGTTCTACCCAGGTGTAAGCATTTGTACCTTTTGCCCCGATTGAAGTTAACATTTTATCATACTCCTGGGCAATAGCATAGGTTGCAGCAACCCCAGAAACACTGTCAATTTTGGTATAGATTTCGGTTCGTTTTTTCTCATCCTTTGTCTGACGATAAACCTCGTAAAGATCCTCAATTTGCTTTACAAGTGGTCCTTCCTTTGCAAAATCAAGACTTCCATAAACATCTGTTCCTTTAAAAACCATATGTTCCAGGTAATGAGCAAGGCCGGTTGCATCGGCAGGATCATTCTTGCTTCCTGCTTTTACAGCAATATAAGTTTGAATCCTGGGGGCATCCTTATAAACAGAAAGGTAAACTTTCATTCCGTTTTCAAGGGTGTAAATACGGGCATTCATAGGATCATCAGCTACAGATTCAAAGGTGTATTTCTTATCCTTTTCAGTTAAAACTGTTGATACTTTTTCTTTTGATGCCAATGCAAATTCGCTTGCATTAAAGTAAACAAGGGCCACCAGGGCCAGGGCAAATAGGTTTATTTTTCTCATAATTTAATAGTCTAATTCTAAATCTAAGGTATGTTTTAATTTAATAATATGCGGGTTTATTTCTGACATTCTTTTGTATTTATCCCTTGAAGTAAATATTTTTTTTTCCCTTTCTACCTCAATTACACTTGCTGTAAACGTTAATTTGTAGTTTTTTAATTTGTTTTTCAGGAAGCTTAACAATTCAAATTGTTCTGCTTTTAGTTCATCTATTTGAAAATCGTTATCTACTAATAATGTAATAATATAATCATCTTCTATATTTGGTTTCCTTGAAGTTAGTGTTGTATATAAATTTTGTTTGGTTTGTTCCCTTACAATATCAGCATAATCATTCCAAACATTTAGGAATTCTTCGTAATTAAAGGGTTGTGAATTTGTTTCTTCTTGAGCATTCTCCCCGTTGTTTCCTATTTGGTTTTTCTTCTCAGGCTTATTTATTGAGGCAAGATGTTCCTTAATGGAAATTGGTTTGTTTACAGTAATTTTCGATGGTTTAGAATCAGGTACAAAATTACTTTTTCCATGTTCTATAGTTTGAAAAGAGGTTTGATTTGCAGCTTGAATTGTTTCCTTACCGTTTTGTTGACTCTCTACATTTTTATTCGAATCTAATACAACATCCTTATTATTAAGTGTTTGTGGAGCGGCTTGTAAAGTTTCAAATCCGTTTTGAGGTGAAAGGGGAGCTATTATTTTTATCAGGTCATTTTTTTTTTCAGCAGCTAAGCTGCTTCCTGTTGTAACTGAACAGAGGTTCATCAATGCGAGTTCAACAGTTAAGCGTTGGTTTTTGCTTAATTTGAATTGCTGATCATAAGTGTTAGCCACATTAAGTGCATCAAGTAAAAATTCTTGCTGGCAAAGTCCTGCTTGACTTTTATATTTTTCCTTGATGTTGTTTCCTACCTCAAGAAGTTTTATGGTAACTTCATCTTTACAAACAAGTAAATTTCTAAAATGAGCAGAAAGGCCGTTAATAAAATTATGGCCGTCAAATCCATTGTCAAGAATTTCGTTGAACAATACTAAAGAAGAAGGAATATCTTTTCCTAAAATAGCATCAGTTACTTTAAAATAATAATCGTAATCAAGTATATTTAGATTTTCGATAACCGCTTTATAAGTAATAGCATCACCGGTATAAGTAACAATCTGATCAAACATGGAAAGGGAATCCCTTAAAGCTCCATCTGCTTTTTGAGCAATAATATGAAGAGCGTCTGATTCTGCATTGATGTTTTCCTTTTGTGCAATGCTTTGCAGATGCTTTACAATGTCATCAATTTGTATTCTGCTGAAATCAAAAATCTGGCAACGGGAAAGTATAGTAGGAATAATCTTATGCTTTTCGGTAGTAGCAAGAATGAAAATGGCGTGTGCTGGTGGTTCCTCAAGCGTTTTAAGAAATGCGTTAAATGCAGCCTGGGAAAGCATGTGAACCTCGTCAATTATATATATTTTGTGTGTTCCCAGTTGAGGAGCAAATCTTACCTGTTCAACAAGATTTCGAATATCATCTACCGAATTATTGGAGGCGGCATCAAGTTCAAAAACATTTAATGAGCTGCCGGTATTAAAAGAAACACAGGAATCGCATTTATCACAAGCCTCAATATTGGAGGTTTTATCCGGACAATTAATTGTTTTGGCAAGAATACGGGCACAGGTTGTTTTACCAACACCTCTTGGTCCGCAAAATAAAAATGCCTGGGCAAGGTGTTTGTTTTTTATGGCATTTTTAAGCGTGGATGTAATGGTTAACTGCCCAACAACAGTATCAAAGGTGGAGGGTCTGTACTTTCGGGCCGAAACAATAAAATTTTCCATGTTTTTTATGCGTATTTTCCACTGAGATGGCAAATATATGATTTATTTATGGCAGCAATTCAAATGATTTTTCAACAATTTTGAATAATTAATGTGATACTCTGCTTAAATTTCCTTTTGTATGATAAAATAAATCACTACATTTGGCGTCCTTAAAAAAGTAAGGTTCAATTAATAACAACAAAAACTAAGTTAAATTATGTCAAATCGTTATGAAACCGTTTTCATTATGACTCCCGTTTTGTCTGAAGAACAGACAAAGGAAGCGGTAAACAAGTACAAGCAATATTTGCTTGACAATGGTGCTAAGATAAAGCACGAAGAAAATTGGGGCTTGCGTAAGCTTGCATATCCAATCCAGAAAAAAAGTACAGGTTTTTACCATCTTGTTGAATTTGAAGCAGAGGGTACTGTAATTGCAGGTCTGGAAGTACAGTTTAAAAGAGATGAGCGCATTTTGCGTTTTCTTACTGTAGCATTGGATAAACATGCTCTTGCTTATGCAGAGAAAAAAAGAAATAAATCAAAAAATTCCCAACCGCAAGAGGCTAAATCAGCTGAAGCTTAAATTTATTAACTATGTCGAATTCATCAGAAATAAGATATCTTACTCCTCCTAGTGTAGAGGTTAAGAAGAAAAAATATTGCCGTTTTAAAAGAAGCGGTATTAAATTTATCGATTATAAGGATGCTGATTTCCTTTTGAAATTAGTAAACGAGCAAGGTAAAATTTTACCAAGAAGGCTTACCGGAACTTCTTTGAAATATCAGAGAAAAGTTGGACAATCAATTAAAAGAGCGCGTCATTTGGCTTTAATGCCTTATGTAGCAGATATGTTAAAATAAGGAGGAAAGAAAATGGAAGTAATTTTAATAAAGGACGTTAAAAATTTAGGCTACGCAGATGATGTAGTGAACGTTAAACCTGGTTATGGAAGAAATTTTCTTATTCCACAAAAAGTAGCTATTATAGCGAACACTACAAACAAAAAAGTGCTTGCCGAAACACAAAAACAGCGTTCTTTCAAAGAGGCCAAACTTAAGGAAAGTGCAGAAAAAAATGCAAAAACCTTAGAAGCAATGACTGTTGTTGTTCCTACCAAAGCTGGCGAAAGCGGCAAAATTTTCGGTTCTATCACAACCATTCAGGTTGCTGATGTGCTTAAAAAACTTGGTGTGGATGTGGAAAGAAAATACATTACAATCAAAGAAGAACCAATTAAGAATCTTGGTACTTACACAGCCTCAATTAGACTTCACAAAGAAGTTACCATTGAAGTTAAATTTGATGTAGTAGAAGAAGCATAATTGTAGCTAATACAACATGAAAAAAGGCTGAACGTTTTGTTCAGCCTTTTTTGTTTGGCCAGTTTGTTTCAAACTTAGCATTCCAATAAATCAAAACACTTGGTGCTCCTATTAGCTTAAGCTTAGCAGCGTTCTTTGAGTAAAACAATCATCCTAACCTTATTCCAATAACCAGAATATCATCTACTTGTTCCAGGCTCCCTTGCCAGTCATTTATAGTTTGTTCAAGAATGATTTTCTGTTCATCCATTGTTTTGCTTTTAATAGAAAGCAATAAGGCTTTCAACTGACTTTTCTTGAATTTTTTTCCTTTATCGCCACCAAATTGATCTACATAACCATCTGAAAATATATATAAAGTATCACTTTGCTCCAAATGTATTTTGTGATTGGAAAACAAGAGGTTATGCTCAGAAACAAAAGATCCGATTGGTTTTTTATCTCCTTTGATTTCTATAAATTCCTCTGAAAGCGGAGAGGAATTCGACCTGTTTTTAATTATCCATAAGGGATTGTTTGCACCTGCAAATTGAACAATTTTTTGTTTTGAATCTATTGAA is drawn from Bacteroidota bacterium and contains these coding sequences:
- a CDS encoding insulinase family protein, with protein sequence MRKINLFALALVALVYFNASEFALASKEKVSTVLTEKDKKYTFESVADDPMNARIYTLENGMKVYLSVYKDAPRIQTYIAVKAGSKNDPADATGLAHYLEHMVFKGTDVYGSLDFAKEGPLVKQIEDLYEVYRQTKDEKKRTEIYTKIDSVSGVAATYAIAQEYDKMLTSIGAKGTNAYTWVEQTVYVNDIPSNQIENWLTIEAERFRKPVLRLFHTELEAVYEEKNRSLDNDGSKAWEALLAGLFVKHQYGTQTTIGTIEHLKNPSMKEINKYFNNYYVPNNMAICMSGDFDPDHVIALIDQKFGKLQQGKVPGFTPALEVPLTKPVIKEVIGPDAENVMLAFRFSGTGSKDADMIKMINKILFNERAGLIDLNLNQSQKVLYASSFDLPLNDYSGHILSGESKQGQSLEEVKGLLLEQIELLKKGEFSDWLLSAIINDLKLEKIKVLENNNSRANEFVSAFISNTSWKDRINEINRLSKITKNDVVEFVKANYKENYVVVYKRTGTDNNSEKVTKPQITPVTVNSEDESAFVSSILNASTTDIKPVFLDFKTDIKQLTINNTIPLSYLKNSENETFKLYYIFEMGSIHNKKMNIAINYLPYLGTSKYTSAQIQEEFYKIGCSFDVYNSEEQVYVSFSGLNENFEKGLSLFEHLLSDAKPDKETLDNLVQDMLKERTDAKLSKRAILWSGMNNYGIYGAKSPFTNILSTEELKALKPEELVANIKSLTSYEHKILYYGPSETEALKKSITQLHKTPANLKPIPAQTNFTRLENKENLVYVVDYDMTQAEILVISKGINYNKDLTPVLTLYNEYFGKGMSSILFQEMRESRALAYSVFSSYDAPNRMNKPHYLSAYIGTQVDKLPEALDGMFDLLNNMPRQEKKIEAGKNAVIQKINTERITKSKILFQYESAKKLGIDYDIRKDIYTKTLTMTLNDVENFQKEQIKNKKYTLLVLGNKDKLDMKTLEKYGKVKFLTLEEIFGY
- a CDS encoding DNA polymerase III subunit gamma/tau; this translates as MENFIVSARKYRPSTFDTVVGQLTITSTLKNAIKNKHLAQAFLFCGPRGVGKTTCARILAKTINCPDKTSNIEACDKCDSCVSFNTGSSLNVFELDAASNNSVDDIRNLVEQVRFAPQLGTHKIYIIDEVHMLSQAAFNAFLKTLEEPPAHAIFILATTEKHKIIPTILSRCQIFDFSRIQIDDIVKHLQSIAQKENINAESDALHIIAQKADGALRDSLSMFDQIVTYTGDAITYKAVIENLNILDYDYYFKVTDAILGKDIPSSLVLFNEILDNGFDGHNFINGLSAHFRNLLVCKDEVTIKLLEVGNNIKEKYKSQAGLCQQEFLLDALNVANTYDQQFKLSKNQRLTVELALMNLCSVTTGSSLAAEKKNDLIKIIAPLSPQNGFETLQAAPQTLNNKDVVLDSNKNVESQQNGKETIQAANQTSFQTIEHGKSNFVPDSKPSKITVNKPISIKEHLASINKPEKKNQIGNNGENAQEETNSQPFNYEEFLNVWNDYADIVREQTKQNLYTTLTSRKPNIEDDYIITLLVDNDFQIDELKAEQFELLSFLKNKLKNYKLTFTASVIEVEREKKIFTSRDKYKRMSEINPHIIKLKHTLDLELDY
- a CDS encoding 30S ribosomal protein S6, encoding MSNRYETVFIMTPVLSEEQTKEAVNKYKQYLLDNGAKIKHEENWGLRKLAYPIQKKSTGFYHLVEFEAEGTVIAGLEVQFKRDERILRFLTVALDKHALAYAEKKRNKSKNSQPQEAKSAEA
- a CDS encoding 30S ribosomal protein S18; its protein translation is MSNSSEIRYLTPPSVEVKKKKYCRFKRSGIKFIDYKDADFLLKLVNEQGKILPRRLTGTSLKYQRKVGQSIKRARHLALMPYVADMLK
- a CDS encoding 50S ribosomal protein L9, which encodes MEVILIKDVKNLGYADDVVNVKPGYGRNFLIPQKVAIIANTTNKKVLAETQKQRSFKEAKLKESAEKNAKTLEAMTVVVPTKAGESGKIFGSITTIQVADVLKKLGVDVERKYITIKEEPIKNLGTYTASIRLHKEVTIEVKFDVVEEA